The following is a genomic window from Chryseobacterium sp. StRB126.
TATTGATCTTACTTAAATGGGTTTCCAGCCTATAAAAATTGCTCTTAGGAACATCATTTTCAATCACTTCAATGGCTGTAGATACAATGACATCAGCATCTGTTAGTGCATTGTTTTTATAAGGTGCTAATCTGAACATTAAAGCTCTACCCTCTTCAAAAGGAGCAATCACCGCAATATCAGAAAATCTTAAATAAGCCCTCGGCCTTGAAAATCTTCCATAAAAAAGACCTGTTGCAATGGCAAAGGTAAGCAATCCCAGAAAAGCTTCAAAAGTAGCCACTAAACTGGCCAAAAAACCCACAGGAGCAATCCTTCCATATCCAACTGTAGTAAATGTCTGAGAACTGAAAAAGAATACATCAATAAACTCATTCAACGGATCACTTTTATCTATTCCTGTAAGATGTTCTACTCCAATCAGATAATAAATCATTGCAAATACAAGATTTATCAGAATATAGGCTACAACGAGGTATGAAATAAAGCGAAATGAAGATAAATTCAGCATGGTATGATACCAGCTCAGGCTATTGAAAACATTCACACCTGTTCTCTTTACATTGGGAAGACCATCCTTATTGATGAATCTTCCTGAGGCATTGCTTCCAAAGCCACTGTTCTCCGTGTTTTTCTGGCGGATCTTTTTTCTGAAACCTCTTGTCATCTTATATCATTTGTTTTTTTGAATAGCTTGGTTATTGAGCATTCATCTTTTCCTCTTTCCGGATACAAAGATAAAATATTGTTTTCATGAATTTTATCAATTAAATCCTTTACTTATCCAATTTGATTTTACAGTAAATTTGGAATATGAAAAAGCTTGAATCAAGAGAAGATATTGAACACCTTGTCAATTCATTTTATGCCAAAGTAATAAAGGACGAAACCATTAGTTTCTTCTTCAATGATATTGCTAAAGTAGACTGGGATAAACATCTTCCCAAGATGTATTCTTTTTGGGAATCTATTCTTTTCGGACAAATGACTTACAAAGGAAATCCAATGGGTGTTCATTTTCCAATCAATGAAATACAGGCTATGGAACAAAAACATTTCAACAGATGGCTGGAACTATGGAGAACCACCATCGAAGAAAATTTTGTAGGTGAAAATGCGGACATGGCAATCTACAAATCAGAAAATATAGCCAAACTAATGGCTTTTAAAATGGAATTGGCGAGAAGACTTTAACAGGATTCGTGATTCATGTTACGAGATCATTGCTTAAGGAACAATCACCGTGAAGATATACGCTGCCAGGTTTACCAATAACACAGTTCCGTATAGGACATTTGTTTTTCCGCGGCTTAATGAAAGCATTACGATAAAAACAGATAGGGAAAGAAGGATCACATCTTTCTTATCCAATCCCAACACCAACGGAATGTCATACATAATACAAACTGCAGAAACAGCAGGAATTGTTAATCCGATACTTGCCAATGCAGATCCCAGTGCCAGATTTAAGCTGGATTGTATCTGATTGCTTCTAGCAGCTCTAATAGCCGCTACTCCTTCTGGAAGAAGAACAACCGCTGCAATAATAACTCCTACCAAAGATTTCGGAGCTCCCACACTCTGCACCATCCCTTCAATGGTATCTGAGAGTCCTTTTGCCATTAAAACAACAATGACCAGGCACACAACCAGAAAGCTAAAACTTATTAAAGTTTTTGTTACAGTAGGGATATAATGTTCTTCAGGATGTTCATCAGGAACAATGAAATAACTTCTGTGTCTTACAGTCTGTACCATCAGAAAAACCCCATAGATCACAAGACATGCAATAGAAATAAATACAAGTTGTGCTTCGTTATAAAAAGGTCCGTTAACACTTGAAGTAAAATTAGGAAGCACAAGGGTAAGCACTAGAATGGAAACAATACTTACCAGATAAGTAGTTGCTGAGGTTCTTGCAAAGAACTGTTCATGGTATTTAACACCACCCACCAAAATACAAATTCCTAAAATTCCGTTCAGGATCAGCATTACGGCGGCAAAAACGGTATCTCTAGCCAGCGTGATCGCCTGATCTCCGCCGGCAACCATCAGTGAGATGATTAGCGCTACTTCAATAATGGTAATACAAAGAGCAAGGATAATCGTTCCGAAAGGCTCTCCTACTTTATGAGCCACCATTTCTGCATGGTGAACCGCCGACAAGACACTTCCAATAAGTAAAATTCCGGCAATAATATCATAAACAACGCCATTTCCCATCAGTCCGGAAAAGTAGTACCCTACCGCAAGGACAGGAAAAATATAGGTGTAGTGTAAAAGTTCTTTAAGTCTCATATAGTGACTACAAAATACAAAAAATCTATAACATTTTCAATATCAAAAGAAAATATTAATAACATTTTAATGAGGCCAGAAGTTAAAGTCCTGATAATCTGTTAACATATGAAACAAAAGACCAATCCCTATAATTCTGATATTTCCTCTAAAAAATAGCATCAAAAAATACACCGCAATGGCATAATAGGAATGTAAAAAATGAAAACCTATGCTTTCTCTTGCGGGGTCAAAAATGGGGTTGGCAAAAAGATGGTCCAGATCTACCAGCATTGTCGCCAATAATATAAGATACACTTTCTTCCAGTTTTTAGGATAAAAGATCAATGCAATAAAGACAGGAAACACAAAATGCAAAAAATAATGTGTGCAGGTTTTGAGCAAAGCAATTTCTGATAGAGCCATGAATGGATATTGATTTTTTTAGTTTCTATGGTTACCATCGTAAAATTAAAGGTAAATTTCCTTTCTTCGCTTTTATTTTCAGCCAATAATCCTGTGATTTACTTCCATACCATACGTAATCAATGTCTGAAATGATTCTTTTCTCGGTGGTACTCAACGTTTTCAAAGAAGAATACAGCAGAATATTATTTCTGATCAGAATATAGTTTTCTTTTAATTGAGGCGATAATGATATTGTTTTTCTCGTTGAATTGATTACAACTCCATCATTATTTTGGGTAATTTTATTGGGCTGGAAAGGAATTGCAGTGAATTGATTTTCTCCGTTAATCCACTTTTTAGATTGCAAATATGCCCACGTTTTTCCAGCATCTTTACTTTGAATGTCAATACTATAATTAGGTTGTGTAATCTTCTGAAAGGTCTTTTTTTCAACTTCATTAAAGTTATCATCATATTCATAGCTGATAATCGTATCATTAACCTGCTCGAGATTGGCAATGGCTTTTAAAGAAATAGCATGTGAAGAATCTACAATACTTTTATTGAAAAAACGACTGAAGTTTCTAATGTTCTCCTGATCTAATTCCAGCTCCAGAAACTGATTTCCTTTCTGAAGTTTTGAAGCAATTACATTAAAAATTTCCTGATTTGAATTATTTTTGATCTCAATTTCATCATCATGCAATTCAATAGCAAAGTTTTGAATATTCTGTCCTGAAATGAATGAGATACTTCCCAATGTATTTTTAATCAATTTGTCCGCATTCAGAACAGGATTTACAGAGGTCTGAAGAAGCTTCTTCTTAATTGTTTCAAAAGCAAGATCAGAAGTTCCTGCAATGCAGTGATTCCCTTCTATCATAAGGAAAATTTGATCTTTCTTATAGCAGTTTTTTCCTTTATCAATAAATTTTTTATTCTTTAAAAAAGTAATGAACCTTTGAGGATCTTTAAGTTCTAAAATGCTATACCATTCGGAGAACTTAGTGTCTTTAACATGAAAAATCTGCAAAAAATCCGGAATTCTGATTCCTGAATCTTTCAATGACCCGGCACTTTTACTTTTTGTTTTGCCTTCAAACCACTGTGAAGGGTGTTTTGCTAAGCTGAAGAGGTATTGTCCCGTGAGTTCCTTACTATCAATTAAAACAACTGCATCTGCGTTTTCAGGAATATATCTGAGGTTCTTATCTTTATGAAAAACCACAAAATACACCGCAACAGCGAGCAATAAAAGTAACGGGATAATAATCTTCTTTTTTTTCATCTATAGTATGGGTTCCTTCTTTTCTGTTTCTTTTGTTTTAAAAACCTGATCGAATACATCGAAGAAATACATTAAGCTATTCTCCGAAGAGTCCTTAATATTATAATTCATTTCAGTCTGGATACTTTCTCCTTTCACTTCAGTTTTATAATACAACTCTCCTACATTCTTTCTAATGGCATCCAATGCTTTTCTTTCTTTAGGGCTTTTGAATTCTTTATCTAAACCGGTTAAAAGTTTCTGAAGATCCAATCTTCCTGATAAAGGATATTTAGCGGAATCTTTCGCCCATTTTCTGGAAATATCAGATTGGTTCGCTGATACCATATTATCTGCAGAGCTCATCAGATATACCACTCCATCTTTTACCGTAAAGAACAACTGATCTATGTATCCTCCGTCTTTCTCTTCTTTAAAGGTATACAAGTTTCCTTTTTTAGAGAATCTTTTAGACAGTTTTTTATTGGTAGCTAGCATATCGAAAATACGATTCCAATACCCTTCATTCTCCGTTGCAAAAGCGAAAGTGAAGTTAGGAACAGCAATCTCCTTGGTTTTCTTTACTTCTTT
Proteins encoded in this region:
- a CDS encoding calcium:proton antiporter; the protein is MRLKELLHYTYIFPVLAVGYYFSGLMGNGVVYDIIAGILLIGSVLSAVHHAEMVAHKVGEPFGTIILALCITIIEVALIISLMVAGGDQAITLARDTVFAAVMLILNGILGICILVGGVKYHEQFFARTSATTYLVSIVSILVLTLVLPNFTSSVNGPFYNEAQLVFISIACLVIYGVFLMVQTVRHRSYFIVPDEHPEEHYIPTVTKTLISFSFLVVCLVIVVLMAKGLSDTIEGMVQSVGAPKSLVGVIIAAVVLLPEGVAAIRAARSNQIQSSLNLALGSALASIGLTIPAVSAVCIMYDIPLVLGLDKKDVILLSLSVFIVMLSLSRGKTNVLYGTVLLVNLAAYIFTVIVP
- a CDS encoding group III truncated hemoglobin codes for the protein MKKLESREDIEHLVNSFYAKVIKDETISFFFNDIAKVDWDKHLPKMYSFWESILFGQMTYKGNPMGVHFPINEIQAMEQKHFNRWLELWRTTIEENFVGENADMAIYKSENIAKLMAFKMELARRL
- a CDS encoding DUF6122 family protein produces the protein MALSEIALLKTCTHYFLHFVFPVFIALIFYPKNWKKVYLILLATMLVDLDHLFANPIFDPARESIGFHFLHSYYAIAVYFLMLFFRGNIRIIGIGLLFHMLTDYQDFNFWPH
- a CDS encoding ion channel codes for the protein MTRGFRKKIRQKNTENSGFGSNASGRFINKDGLPNVKRTGVNVFNSLSWYHTMLNLSSFRFISYLVVAYILINLVFAMIYYLIGVEHLTGIDKSDPLNEFIDVFFFSSQTFTTVGYGRIAPVGFLASLVATFEAFLGLLTFAIATGLFYGRFSRPRAYLRFSDIAVIAPFEEGRALMFRLAPYKNNALTDADVIVSTAIEVIENDVPKSNFYRLETHLSKINTLALNWTVVHKINESSPFYGFSEDDFKSTDIEIIVQVRAFDEVFSNTVVQRSSFVTGEIVYGAKFVPMYYPDKKNLATILDLDKINEYQKADLPMQVGNKE